The DNA sequence GAAGTTGAAGTTCCCCTGTGAAATCCTCAAACTTAGGATAGGATATAATTTTTAATTTTTTTAATGTCTTTAGATCAAGAATCTCAACCTTTCCCCTTTCAGTTGCTATATAAATTTTTCCGCTTTTATATCTTATGTCGCTTACAGCTCCGTCAACTTTTCCAACATTTACAAGTTTAGGACTTACACCAAAAGAGTATTCAATTGTCAGTATGAAGATTAAAATAGCCTTACACAACTTCTTCATTATCTCCCCTTTTTAGCGGAAAAACTTGTATAGCACCTGAAGGACACACATGCAGGCAAAAACCACAGCCGGTACATACATCAGGAAGTATCTGAGGTTTGAATATACCCTCAAATTTTATTGCATTATCAATACACGGTTCCTTACATGAAAAACACATAGTTCCGTTCCATGCCATACATTTGGCGATATCTATCCTTACATGAACATTTATTCTTTCTGGATTTTCTAAGGAAAGAACATCAAACTCACAGCTTTCTGCACATTTTTTACAAAAGGTGCATCCTTTATCACCGTAAACAATGTGAGGTGAACCATCTTTCAATCTGTATAATATCTTTTCTTCACAGGCTTCTACACACGAACCACTGCACTCAGCACAGGCTGAAAAATCTGTTTCATCGGTAGAATAAGGGGGTCTGATAATATCTTCATTCCTTTCTGTAGGACTTTTAATCTCATCTATCGTTGCTGTTGGAATAAAAGGAAGGGCTTTTAAAAAGCCCCTCCTGTCCATCTTCCTGGACATTAAAAAACCCCTTCCATTACATTTTTGTTTAGTATTGTTTTCTTCTTAGTCTCAGGATTTCTGTAGTCTGGTTTAAATGTGTTCTGAACAAGCGGCTTTGCTTTTGC is a window from the Persephonella sp. genome containing:
- a CDS encoding ferredoxin-type protein NapF, translating into MSRKMDRRGFLKALPFIPTATIDEIKSPTERNEDIIRPPYSTDETDFSACAECSGSCVEACEEKILYRLKDGSPHIVYGDKGCTFCKKCAESCEFDVLSLENPERINVHVRIDIAKCMAWNGTMCFSCKEPCIDNAIKFEGIFKPQILPDVCTGCGFCLHVCPSGAIQVFPLKRGDNEEVV